In Salmo salar chromosome ssa03, Ssal_v3.1, whole genome shotgun sequence, a single genomic region encodes these proteins:
- the LOC123741815 gene encoding zinc finger protein 391-like: MSSLNYSPPVKEEEVCWTEKEALGLNIVVKEEKEEEDVTVKQEVEGEAVTVKEEEKDVTVKEEEDTFRVKEEEDVTVKEEEEEKEEAVTVKEEEEVKEEDVVFEVKEGKQGERTVILTEESGDLITTREGPDSHSDSGETPSGEPDPETPKPARQHHCFQCGKSFKWLRNLKVHERTHTGENPYECSHCGKSFTKLGNLKEHERTHTREKSFQCSQCGKRFTQLRYLKQHEEIHTEDRKTYHCSQCGKIFTGLGNLKIHMRRHSGEKPYHCSHCVKSFTQLGSLKTHERGHTGEKPYHCSHCGRNFRWYASLKEHERIHTGEKPYHCSNCENSFTHRGSLKAHERIHSGEKPYKCSRCEKSFTRLGSLKKHERTHTGEKPFQHTNRQEEKTYHCSHCGKTFSQSEDLKSHERIERLCSDLCF, translated from the exons atgagctccctaaactactcccctcctgttaaagaagaggaggtctgctggacggagaaagaagctctggggctgaacattgtcgtgaaagaggagaaggaagaggaggatgtcacagtaaaacaagaagtagagggtgaggctgttactgtgaaagaagaagagaaagacgttacagtgaaagaagaggaagacacgttcagagtgaaagaggaggaagatgttactgtaaaagaagaggaggaagagaaagaggaggctgttaccgtgaaagaagaggaagaggtgaaagaggaggatgtagTTTTTGAAGTGAAGGaggggaaacagggagagagaactgtcatattgacagaggagtcaggagatctgattaccacca GAGAGGGACcagactctcactctgacagcGGGGAGACTCCTTCAggggaaccagacccagagacgcccaaaccagcgagacaacaccactgtttccagtgtggaaagagttttaagtGGTTAAGGAACCTGAAAGTACATGAGAGAACGCATACAGGAGAAAACCCTTACGaatgctcccactgtggaaagagttttaccaagttagggaacctaaaagagcatgagaggacacacacaagagaaaagagtttccaatgttcccagtgtggaaagaggttTACCCAGTTACGGTACCTGAAACAACATGAAGAAATACACACAGAAGATAGGAAGACctaccactgctctcagtgtggaaagatatTTACTGGGTTAGGGAACCTGAAAATACATATGAGAAGACACTCTGGAGAGAAGCCGtaccactgttcccactgtgtaaagagttttactcagttagggagcctgaaaacacatgagaggggacacactggagagaagccttatcactgttcccactgtggaagGAATTTTAGGTGGTATGCGAGCCTGAaggagcatgagagaatacacacaggagaaaagccttaccactgttccaattgtgaaaatagttttacccATCGAGGGAGCCTGAAagcgcatgagagaatacactcaggagaaaagccttacaaaTGTTCCCGATGTGAAAAGAGTTTTACCCGGTTAGGGAGCTTGAAAaagcatgagagaacacacacaggagaaaagcctttccaacatactaatagacaggaggagaagacataccactgctctcattgtggaaagacattttcccagtcagaggacctgaaatcacatgagagaatagagaggctgtgttctgacttatgtttttga